The region CCGCCTCCTCGACGTTATGAAGCCATCCAAGCATCGTCTCCGCCGCCTCGACGGGGAGATGGCGAGGTATGGCGAGGAATGGTCCCTCGCCGAGATTACCGCCATCGCCAATGACGATGCCTTACACAACCGCCGCCCTCTCCCCCAGCTCACGTCCTCGGTGGCCGCGGTCACACTGCGCACGGCGCAGGAATAGGCGGAGAGGATCATCCGCGAGTGTCGGATGGCCTCCGGGAAGCCCTGCAGCGATGCCGCCACCTACCACCGCCCCAGGCCCGACTCTGACGACTCTGACGATGGGTCGGGCAACGATGACCGACGAGGAGCCGCCGACTAGCCTGGCATGACTTACGAGGTCACCGTGGAGTATAGGATAGTTTACGATTTTAGTTTTAGGTTTTTAATTCACCAAACGAAATATCGTCCGGTTTTATCTACAAATTATCGTACTTCTaaaagtgaattgcaaaaaaccaccacatttaaAGTTCTCATCTGGAATTGCCACCACATTTCTTGAGCGCCCCAAAAATCTACCCCTTTTCTTGTTGATTTTCTCAATAAACACTGATGACCGATCTCGGCCAAATTAATCTGATTTCTGAAAGCCGGGGCCCGCCTATAACTGCTCACGTGGCATAAAACGGTCAACACCGTTTGTTGACTGTCAAATTAGACATGGGGGCTACCATTTTGTGGAATTTCCACGAGCACCTTGTGTGCAGGTGCAGTGCGCCGCCGGAGCAGCAGGCCATGGCACCAGGAGCGCGGCGATGAGGACCTGTTCACCGTACCCGACGCTCCGATGGGCTTGACCACCACTTGCACCGCCCTACTGATCCTCGTTCAGCACCACCACGTCCGAAGGCGCGGTCCATGGCGGCTTTGCATGATGAGGACAACGGCGGCGAGCTGGCCGCCATGATCCCAATGACGAGTTGGACCGCCGTTAGcgccaccacctcttcctcctcgccgctcTAGGAGTCGGCCATCTTTGTGGCGCCGGAGTTGTCGTCGTGCGCTTGGGTCGTTCCAGTGGCCGTTCGCGGCGGCGTCCACGTACCCCTCGTTGCTCTGGATCCCGATCGCTGCGGCGGGAGTTGCATCCATGGACGGCGACGAGCACGGCACGGGTGGCAGCGCGCATCGGGCGCTCTGGTGGCAGCCATGGCGCGGTCGCGGAGCAGCTCGGGTCACGCTGCTCAAAGGGGCGACAACGCCGTCTCCGCAGCCCACAAAGCAGCCGAGGTGGTGGGTGGCCTCGGGCCTGTGCTGGAGCAAGTCGCCAGCGAGAAGCAGCAGCAGAGTATGCGCCGACGGCATGCAGCGGCGGCGGCAATTGCATGCGGGCAGAAAAGGTGCGGCAGGGGAGGAGAGCAGGTGGACGAGGGGTGGATAagaccctgacaggtgggccctcctTCAAGTTAACAGTCAATGCCATTTTGTGTTGACCATATAGTGCCACTTGGACCTGACCAGCGGGCTCTAGTTGCCAGAAATCAGATTAATTTGGTCCAGACTAGTCATCAGTGTTTATTGAGAAAATTAACAAGAAAAGAGGTGGATTTTTGGGGCGCTCAAGAAATGTGGTGGCAATTCCTGATGAGAACatcaaatgtggtggttttttgcaattcactctacTTTCAATGAAATCGGCCGTGTTTATATCAAAAGTCGTCAGGTTTGATCGAATTCGGTCCCGTCGTTCGagttgttgtgaaaatgtatgcggctacggttggatggcgtcctcccgcatccgtgtccgcggACGGATGCGAGAGGAAATTTACGGGTTGCGTCTGTAGATGCCGTTACTATCATGACAATAAGGGAACAGTTTTTTTATTTATTTGAGATGTTTTCAGCGAAATTCTTGTGAGCAGAGTGCCCTGAGGCATGCTCTGCTCCCAAGTCCCAACCTGACTAAGAACAGGTGCGCACCAAATTCAGCTGGGAATATACAGACGGGCGGGCTTCACACTACACTGAATATAAACAAGCCCATTTGCATACGGATGATCATCGTCCTCGTCTATCATGGGAGGTGGCGGTGTAGGGTGTCGGGCGACATGGAGATCATCTGGAGGAGGCTTGAGCTGGAGAAGGTCTCCTCCAGCGAGATCTCCATCTTGCTGCTGCTGCCCCCCATGTTGTCGTCCACCATCTGGACGAGGTGCATCAGCTCCCGCGCCACCGCCACCATCCCCGTCCCGTTCTCCGCGCTCAGGAGGCACCGCACCGCCAGCTCCAGCACCTTGCgcacctcctccgccgccgccggcagctGGCCCTGGCTCTTCTTCCCCGAGCCCGAGGACGACGACGCCAGCAGAAGTGTCGGGTCGATCACCTCGTGAAGCCTTCCCTCTCTGACCTTGGGCGCCACCGAGTCGAACGGGTTCTGGTGCCGCAGCCCCGTGAGCAGCTCGACCAGCAGCAGCCCGAAGTTGCACACCACGTCCCGCTCGTTCGCCCCGGCCgttgaggacgacgaggaggagccgtaGTAGTGGTGGTGGTAGCTGGCGGCCGCcgggtaggaggaggaggaggcgagcttGTGGCCGGCGATCTTGGCGCTGAGGTCGGCGTCGAGGAAGACGTCGCTGGAGCGGAGGTCGTGGAGGAAGGTCCGCGCCGTGTCGTGCGCCTGCAGGTACGCCAGCGCGCTGGCCAGCTCGATGGCGATGCTGACGCGGTGGTGCCAGCCGAGCGTGGCGACCGTCCGCCGCAGGTGGTCCTCCAGCGTGCCGCCGGCGAAGTGCTCGTGCACCAGCAGCAGCGCGCGCGCGCCGGGGTCCTCCGGGAGGCAGAAGCCGACGACGCGGGCGATGTTCGGGTGCGAGACCTCCGGGAGGAGCGACACCGCGTCCAGGGCCGCCCGCAGCTTGTCCTGCGTCTCGTACCCGATCCTCTGCACCGCCACCACGGTGCCGTCGTCGAGCACGCCGGCGTGGACCGCGCCCTCGGCGTCGACGGGCTTCTCGCCGCCGTCCTCGAACCGCCGCGTTGCCGCGTCCAGCTGCTCGTACGTGAACTGCCTCGCGTTGCACACGCCCCCGAGGATCTTGGGGATGCACGCCGGGTCCAGGTCGTCCCAACGGTGGGTAACGTCCCCGGAAGGCTGCCGGAGGAACATCCAGAACGAGACCGCCGCTGCGAGGAAGAACACCGACACGAAGAACCCGGCGAGCGCCACCGCCTTCTTGGAGCAGAACCTTCCCTGGCAACAAGCagcgccgtcgccatcgccgcacTCGAGCCGCTTGGAGCAGCCGGTGCCGTGCGCGAAGCCATCGCCGACGAGTCCGGGCGCGCACGCGCACCGCACGCCGCCGCGCACCGTCGTGGAGTTGACGAGCCTGGCGCCGTCGGCGCACgcagcgagcgcggtgcccctcggCACGGCCCACTCCACCTCGATCGCCCTCGTCACGCCCGCCGTGGCCGACGACCGGTTCTTGACCCAGCTGGAGAAGCCCCGGCACCCGAACCCGGCGAACACGCCGAGCCCGTCGCCGGGCTTCCACACGCTGCCGTCGGAGAGCGGGTAGCAGCACCCGGCGGCCGCGGGCTTCTTCCCGGCGCAGGCCGGCGCGGCCACGTCGTCGCATCCCGCGCGGCAGAGCGAGGAGTCCTCGCAGGCGTAGAGGCGGAGCACGTTGGCCGGGGCGACGGCGAGGAAGGCCGCCGCGCCGTCGAGCGCGGCCGCCGGGGACGACGGGCGCGAGAACGCGGCGTACGCCGGGTCGCACGGCGGGGCCGCGGGCGCGGCGTAGTCCAGGAGGAGGGACGCGCCCGTGGGGAGGAACTCCAGGACCCGGAAGGCCGCGGCGCCGAGCGTGAGGGTGAGCGTGGCATTGTGGCCACCGCCGCTGTTGTCGCAGGTGAGGTGGAAGGGTGCGGAGGAGTTACCATCGGCGCCTGCGCAGGCGGCGGAGGAGTTGAGGTGGAAGGGGAACGGGAGCACGAGGTCGCCGCAGCTTTCGGCCCTGCCACCGCAGCTGCCGCCGGCTGGCTCGGCGccggagacgacgaggaggagcgggaggaggagacAGAGGAAGGGTGGCGGCGGAGGAGACATGGGTGGCATGCAGATGCGGCAGCGGTGGACATGGCGCTGTGGTGGTGCACTGCTTTGCTACTAGTAGAGGTAGCATCGGTGATGACGGAAGAAGATTGGGGTTGGGAACGGTGAGCTCGATCGTACGAGCACGTCGGTTGGCGCGCGAAGTTGGGCGGTTTAGCGAGGCAGATGCATTGTTGTTCGTGTTCCATCTGCATGGTTCTTCGTTTCTTTTGGTTATCAGTTCACGTGCGGGTTGATTATGTGTCCCCCAGATCGACGATGTATCGTATACCGGGCCACAGAGCATCGAATCGGCCGTCTCCCCGCCGTCGGATCCTATCTGAGTGTGAGATCAGTACCGTCCAGTCATTGCGACGCAAAAATGCTACACTTACGAATAAATTCTACGTAACCTTTATGCTATTTTTTTCACACTTGTTCGTAAGTTTGCaacctttatttatttttgttcccGTGATGTGTCGAAAACATATAAGGAAAAATGCAGCAAACCTTTCATGTTTGCAACAGATAGTTGAGAAAAACCATCGCATCAACGCAACATGGAAGCCAACACTTACAATAGTGTAAAATGTGAAAACAAACATGCATCGTCAAGAGAATATATGCAACAGGGGTCTCGAATCATTTTAATTTGTCACCCATGTGTTTGCAGCAAACGCATGCATGAGCTTACAGTATCTCAAAAGACATACGCAACATCAAAAATCACAAACAAAAAACACTAACCTTTGCCTATTACTTTTTTTTAAAACACCCCATATATTAATTAAGCCAAAAAAAGTTCTTACAATCATTCGTTACAGTATACACCACGCAGGGcgaaacagaattaaaaaaaatccCATCAGACCTAAAACTAAAGCTAAACTTAGCAATCTCATGTGCCACCCCATTGGCAGTCCGACTTATCTTTGCAATATTAAAATTATGGATCATCCTAGATATACTCAGAGCCTCATCCATCAGATCAACCAGAGGGGACCTATCAAGCATCTCATTTGCAAGAAACGAATGTACGAAAgcacaatcagtctctaaaataatAGATTGGTGAAGGGTGATACCTATATAAAGTCCTGCGAGGCAGGCGCGGAGCTCAACTTCATTCACACTGGAACACCGGTCAATAAAGTCCCACGAAGAAACAATAATATCTCCAGAAGAATTACGAGCTACGACCCCCACACTGGCTGCATTAGTACTCTCCACAAAACTGGCGTCAACATTGATCTTCATATGATCattagggggggggggggtccacaCCACATGTTCTTTTAACGGTGCGTAATCCGCTACAGCTCCGCTCACCTTCTCCTAACCTTTGTTGGTAGCGTCCAATTTAGCGGTGTCATGAGTAGACGTGAAAATGGTCCAAAATTTGTCCGCAAAATGAGCAGAGGCATTAACAGATTCTTTCCCCTTCCCAAAAATTAAATCATTTCTCAAATGACATGCTCGCCAGAAAAGAAACAAGATTTGCTCCCTCTACCGCAAACCCAATTGCGCCAGCAAAATCAATAACCAATCTGGTCCGGTGCACTTGGTTCCCATTCTCGCCGCATCGCGCTCACTAGCAACGATCTAGGTCGGTGTAGCCCCGCTATTAATGACTCTACTTATCCGGGACCCATCTAACCCAGGCAACATCTTCCCGCGGAGATCTCCGTATTTTCAACCAAGCACTGCTCTCACGTCAAGCTTGGAGATTGATCACCAGGCCGGACAGTCTATGCGCAAGAGTTCTTAAAGCACGTTACTATCCAAACGGGAAGTTGGAAGACACTATCTTTTCGGGGAACGCCTCATCCTCATGGCAGGCTATAAACCATGGACTGGACTTGCTGAAAAAAGGTTTGCTATGGAGGGTCGGGAATGGTATCAGTATTAGAATTTGGAGAGATAATTGGATCCCCCGGCCTTTCTCTTTTAAGCCGATCTCTCCACAAGGTCGATGCCGTGTCCGTTTTGTGGCTGATCTTTTGTATGATAATGGTTCCTGGAAGTATGATCAATTGGTGAAGTATTTCGTTGCAGCTGATGTCACAGAAATTCTGAAGATTCGAGCGTCACCAAGAAAAGGAGGAGGACGTGATAGCATGGGGGCCAGGGCGTCACGGCCAGTTCTCTGTAAAATCGGCCTATGATATGGCCTTCCAGGAGGAACACGGAAATAATGTTGTTTCTTCGAGTAGCAACCCAGACGGTGATAGATCCCTATGGAAATTGGTATGGTCTGCTGAGGTTCCTCCCAAAGTTCAGAATTTTGCATGGCGATTATGTACGGACAGTCTCCCAACGTGGAAAAACAAACAAAGAAGAGGGCTAGAAGTTTCAAGTCTGTGACCAATCTGTGCTATGGAAACCGAGGATAATTTCCACCCGGTTCTTCGGTGCCCGCTGGCTCGTCAATTATATGAGGCCATGTCGGAGGTGTGGAAGTTGCCAGCACTTGGAACGATTCTGCACATAGGCAAGGAATGGTTATTTCAGCTCCTGGAGAAGCTGGACCAAACCACGCGCAACATGCTACTATTTACGTTCTGGAGGTGTAATCCGCTACAGCTCCGCTCACCTTCTCCTAATCTTTGTTGGTAGTGTCCAATTTAGCAGTGTCATGAGTAGACGTGAAAATGGTCCAAAAATTGTCCGCAAAATGAGCAGAGGCATTAACAGATTCTTTCCCCTTCCCAAAAATTAAATCATTTATCAAATGACATGCTCGCCAGAAAAGAAACAAGATTTGCTCCCTCTATCGCAAACCCAATTGCGCCAGCAAAATCAATAACCAATCTGGTCCGGTGCACTTGGTTCCCATTCTCGCTGCATCGCGCTCACTAGCAACGATCTAGGTCGGTGGAGCCCCGCTATTAATGACTCTACTTATCCGGGACCCATCTAACCCAGTCAACATCTTCCCGTGGAGATCTCCGTATTTTCAACCAAGCACTGCTCTCACGTCAAGCTTGGAGATTGATCACCAGGCCGGACAGTCTATGCGCAAGAGTTCTTAAAGCACGTTACTATTCAAACGGGAAGTTGAAAGACACTGTCTTTTCGGGGAACGCCTCATCCTCATGGCAGGCTATAAGCCATGGACTGGACTTGCTGAAAAAAGGTTTGCTATGGAGGGTCGGGAATGGTAATAGTATTAGAATTTGGAGAGATAATTGGATCCCTCGGCCTTTCTCTTTTAAGCCGATCTCTCCACAAGGTCGATGCCGTGTCCGTTTTGTGGCTGATCTTTTGTATGATAATGGTTCCTGGAAGTATGATCAATTGGTGAAGTATTTCGTTGCAGCTGATGTCACAGAAATTCTGAAGATTCGAGCGTCACCAAGAAAGGAGGAGGACGTGATAGCATGGGGGCCAGGGCGTCACGGCCAGTTCTCTGTAAAATCGGCCTATGATATGGCCTTCTAGGAGGAACACAGAAATAATGCTGTTTCTTCGAGTAGCAACCCAGACGGTGATAGATCTCTATGGAAATTGGTATGGTCTGCTAAGGTTCCTCCCAAAGTTCAGAATTTTGCATGGCGATTATGTACGAACAGTCTCCCAACATGGAAAAACAAACAAAGAAGAGGGCTAGAAGTTTCAAGTCTGTGACCAATCTGTGCTATGGAAACCGAGGATAATTTCCACCCGGTTCTTCGGTGCCCGCTGGCTCGTCAATTATATGAGGCCATGTCGGAGGTGTGGAAGTTGCCAGCACTTGGAACGATTCTGCACACAGGCAAGGAATGGTTATTTCAGCTCCTGGAGAAGCTGGACCAAACCACGCGCAACATGCTACTATTTACGTTCTGGAGGTGTAATCCGCTACAGCTCCGCTCACCTTCTCCTAACATTTGTTGGTAGCGTCCAATTTAGCGGTGTCATGAGTAGACGTGAAAATGGTCCAAAAATTGTTCGCAAAATGAGCAGAGGCATTAACAGATTCTTTCCCCTTCCCAAAAATTAAATCATTTCTCAAATGACATGCTCGCCAGAAAAGAAACAAGATTTGCTCCCTCTACCGCAAATCCAATTGCGCCAGCAAAATCAATAACCAATCTGGTCCGGTGCACTTGGTTCCCATTCTCGCCGCATCGTGCTCACTAGCAATGATCTAGGTCGGTGGAGCCCCGCTATTAATGACTCTACTTATCCGGGACCCATCTAACCCAGGCAACATCTTGCCGCGGAGATCTCCGTATTTTCAACCAAGCACTGCTCTCACGTCAAGCTTGGAGATTGATCACCAGGCCGGATAGTCTATGCGCAAGAGTTCTTAAAGCACGTTACTATCCAAACGGGAAGTTGGAAGACACTGTCTTTTCGGGGAACGCCTCATCCTCATGGCAGGCTATAAGCCATGGACTGGACTTACTGAAAAAAGGTTTGCTATGGAGGGTCGGGAATGGTAACAGTATTAGAATTTGGAGAGATAATTGGATCCCCCGGCCTTTCTCTTTTAAGCCGATCTCTCCACAAGGTCGATGCCGTGTCCGTTTTGTGGCTGATCTTTTGTATGATAATGGTTCCTGGAAGTATGATCAATTGGTGAAGTATTTCGTTGCAGCTGATGTCACAGAAATTCTGAAGGTTCGAGCGTCACCAAGAAAGGAGGAGGACGTGATAGCATGGGGGCCAGGGCGTCACGGCCAGTTCTCTGTAAAATCGGCCTATGATATGGCCTTCTAGGAGGAACACAGAAATAATGTTGTTTCTTCGAGTAGCAACCCAGACGTTGATAGATCTCTATGGAAATTGGTATGGTCTGCTGAGGTTCCTCCCAAAGTTCAGAAATTTGCATGGCGATTATGTATGGACAGTCTCCCAATGTGGAAAAACAAACAAAGAAGAGGGCTAGAAGTTTCAAGTCTGTGACCAATCTGTGCTATGGAAACCGTGGATAATTTCCACCCGGTTCTTCGGTGCCCGCTGGCTCGTCAATTATATGAGGCCATGTCGGAGGTGTGGAAGTTGCCAGCACTTGGAACGATTCTGCACACAGGCAAGGAATGGTTATTTCAGCTCCTGGAGAAGCTGGACCAAACCACGCGCAACATGCTACTATTTACGTTCTGGAGGTGTAATCCGCTACAGCTCCGCTCACCTTCTCCTAACCTTTGTTGGTAGCGTCCAATTTAGCGGTGTCATGAGTAGACGTGAAAATGGTCCAAAAAATTGTCCGCAAAATGAGCAGAGGCATTAACAGATTCTTTCCCCTTCCCAAAAATTAAATCATTTCTTAAATGACATGCTCGCCAGAAAAGAAACAAGATTTGCTCCCTCTACCGCAAACCCAATTGCGCCAGCAAAATCAATAACCAATCTGGTCCGGTGCACTTGGTTCCCATTCTCGCCGCATCGCGCTCACTAGCAACGATCTAGGTCGGTGGAGCCCCGCTATTAATGACTCTACTTATCCGGCACCCATCTAACCCAGGCAACATCTTCCCGTGGAGATCTCCGTATTTTCAACCAAGCACTGCTCTCACGTCAAGCTTGGGGATTGATCACCAGGCCGGACAGTCTATGCGCAAGAGTTCTTAAAGCACGTTACTATTCAAACGGGAAGTTGGAAGACACTGTCTTTTCGGGGAACGCCTCATCCTCATGGCAGGCTATAAGCCATGGACTGGACTTGCTGAAAAAAGGTTTGCTATGGAGGGTCGGGAATGGTAACAGTATTAGAATTTGGAGAGATAATTGGATCCCTCGGCCTTTCTCTTTTAAGCCGATCTCTCCACAAGGTCGATGCCGTGTCCGTTTTGTGGCTGATCTTTTGTATGATAATGGTTCCAGGAAGTATGATCAATTGGTGAAGTATTTCGTTGCAGCTGATGTCACAGAAATTCTAAAGATTCGAGCGTCACCAAGAAAGGAGGAGGACGTGATAGCATGGGGGCCAGGGCGTCACGGCCAGTTCTCTGTAAAATCGGCCTATGATATGGCCTTCCAGGAGGAACACAGAAATAATGCTGTTTCTTCGAGTAGCAACCCAGACGGTGATAGATCTCTATGGAAATTGGTATGGTCTGCTAAGGTTCCTCCCAAAGTTCAGAATTTTGCATGGCGATTATGTATGAACAGTCTCCCAACATGGAAAAACAAACAAAGAAGAGGGCTAGAAGTTTCAAGTCTTTGACCAATCTGTGCTATGGAAACCGAGGATAATTTCCACCCGGTTCTTCGGTGCCCGCTGGCTCGTCAATTATATGAGGCCATGTCGGAGGTGTGGAAGTTGCCAGCACTTGGAACGATTCTGCACACAGGCAAGGAATGGTTATTTCAGCTCCTGGAGAAGCTGGACCAAACCACGCGCAACATGCTACTATTTACGTTCTGGAGGTGTAATCCGCTACAGCTCTGCTCACCTTCTCCTAACCTTTGTTGGTAGCGTCCAATTTAGCGGTGTCAGGAGTAGACGTGAAAATGGTCCAAAAATTGTCCGCAAAATGAGCTGAAGCATTAACAGATTCTTTCCCCTTCCCAAAAATTAAATCATTTCTCAAATGACATGCTCGCCAGAAAAGAAACAAGATTTGCTCCCTCTACCGCAAACCCAATTGCGCCAGCAAAATCAAGAACCAATCTGGTCCGGTGCACTTGGTTCCCATTCTCGCGGCATCGTGCTCACTAGCAACGATCTAGGTCGGCGGAGCCCCGCTATTAATGACTCTACTTATCCGGGACCCATCTAACCCAGGCAACATCTTCCCGCGGGGATCTCTGTATTTTCAACCAAGCACTGCTCTCAGGTCAAGCTTGAAGATTGATCACCAGGCCGGACAGTCTATGCGCAAGAGTTCTTAAAGCACGTTACTATCCAAACGGGAAGTTGGAAGACACTGTCTTTTCGGGGAACACCTCATCCTCATGGCAGGCTATAAGCCATGGACTGGATTTGCTGAAAAAAGGTTTGCTATGGAGGGTCGAGAATGGTAACAGCATTAGAATTTGGAGAGATAATTGGATCCCCCGGCCTTTCTCTTTTAAGCCGATCTCTCCACAAGGTCGATGCCGTGTCCGTTTTGTGGCTGATCTTTTGTATGATAATGGTTCCTGGAAGTATGATCAATTGGTGAAGTATTTCGTTGCAGCTGATGTCACAGAAATTCTGAAGATTCGAGCGTCACCAAGAAAGGAGGAGGACGTGATAGCATGGGGGCCAGGGCGTCACGGCCAGTTCTCTGTAAAATCGGCCTATGATATGGCCTTCCAAGAGGAACACATAAATAATGATGTTTCTTCGAGTAGCAACCCAGACGGTGATAGATCTCTATGGAAATTGGTATGGTCTGCTGAGGTTCCTCCCAAAGTTCAGAATTTTGCATGGCGATTATGTACGGACAGTCTCCCAACATGGAAAAACAAACAAAGAAGAGGGCTAGAAGTTTCAAGTCTGTGACCAATCTGTGCTATGGAAACCGAGGATAATTTCCACCCGGTTCTTCGGTGCCCGCTGGCTCGTCAATTATATGAGGCCATGTCGGAGGTGTGGAAGTTGCCAGCACTTGGAACGATTCTGCACACAGGCAAGGAATGGTTATTTCAGCTCCTGGAGAAGCTGGACCAAACCACGCGCAACATGCTACTATTTACGTTCTGGAGGTGTAATCCGCTACAGCTCCGCTCACCTTCTCCTAACCTTTGTTGGTAGCGTCCAATTTAGCGGTGTCATGAGTAGACGTGAAAATGGTCCAAAAATTGTCCGCAAAATGAGCAGAGGCATTAACAGATTCTTTCCCCTTCCCAAAAATTAAATCATTTCTCAAATGACATGCTCGCCAGAAAAGAAACAAGATTTGCTCCCTCTACCGCAAACCCAATTGCGCCAGCAAAATCAATAACCAATCTGGTCCGTGCACTTGGTTCCCATTCTCGCCGCATCACGCTCACTAGCACGATCTAGGTCGGTGGAGCCCCGCTATTAATGACTCTACTTATCCGGGACCCATCTAACCCAGGCAACATCTTGCCGCGGAGATCTCCGTATTTTCAACCAATCACTGCTCTCACGTCAAGCTTGGAGATTGATCACCAGGCCGGACAGTCTATGCGCAAGAGTTCTTAAAGCACGTTACTATCCAAACGGGAAGTTGGAAGACACTATCTTTTCGGGGAACGCCTCATCCTCATGGCAGGCTATAAGCCATGGACTGGACTTGCTGAAAAAAGGTTTGCTATGGAGGGTCGGGAATGGTAACAGTATTAGAATTTGGAGAGATAATTGGATCCCCCGGCCTTTCTCTTTTAAGCCGATCTCTCCACAAGGTCGATGCCGTGTCCGTTTTGTGGCTGATCTTTTGTATGATAATGGTTCCTGGAAGTATGATCAATTGGTGAAGTATTTCGTTGCAGCTGATGTCACAGAAATTCTGAAGATTCGAGCGTCACCAAGAAAGGAGGAGGACGTGATAGCATGGGGGC is a window of Triticum dicoccoides isolate Atlit2015 ecotype Zavitan chromosome 2B, WEW_v2.0, whole genome shotgun sequence DNA encoding:
- the LOC119360228 gene encoding probably inactive receptor-like protein kinase At2g46850 → MSPPPPPFLCLLLPLLLVVSGAEPAGGSCGGRAESCGDLVLPFPFHLNSSAACAGADGNSSAPFHLTCDNSGGGHNATLTLTLGAAAFRVLEFLPTGASLLLDYAAPAAPPCDPAYAAFSRPSSPAAALDGAAAFLAVAPANVLRLYACEDSSLCRAGCDDVAAPACAGKKPAAAGCCYPLSDGSVWKPGDGLGVFAGFGCRGFSSWVKNRSSATAGVTRAIEVEWAVPRGTALAACADGARLVNSTTVRGGVRCACAPGLVGDGFAHGTGCSKRLECGDGDGAACCQGRFCSKKAVALAGFFVSVFFLAAAVSFWMFLRQPSGDVTHRWDDLDPACIPKILGGVCNARQFTYEQLDAATRRFEDGGEKPVDAEGAVHAGVLDDGTVVAVQRIGYETQDKLRAALDAVSLLPEVSHPNIARVVGFCLPEDPGARALLLVHEHFAGGTLEDHLRRTVATLGWHHRVSIAIELASALAYLQAHDTARTFLHDLRSSDVFLDADLSAKIAGHKLASSSSYPAAASYHHHYYGSSSSSSTAGANERDVVCNFGLLLVELLTGLRHQNPFDSVAPKVREGRLHEVIDPTLLLASSSSGSGKKSQGQLPAAAEEVRKVLELAVRCLLSAENGTGMVAVARELMHLVQMVDDNMGGSSSKMEISLEETFSSSSLLQMISMSPDTLHRHLP